The Pieris napi chromosome 21, ilPieNapi1.2, whole genome shotgun sequence genome contains a region encoding:
- the LOC125060291 gene encoding protein lap4 isoform X15 has product MCSLMEFTFKASESVSDRPESETRIPGEQRCMEVRIARAAGGLGLSIAGGRGSTPYIGDDEGIFISRVTPSGPAYQAGLRVGDKVLSVNGTSVIEVDHYYAVEVLKASGATLTLVVTRESPTSTRTHSRAPSGASHHSISTADTVSTLENGQILTGRGIPTKQLIISNQYAQELEPEQKDQLQFTSPVILSSPIPSPTPATYHRLEASPPPATQPYIPPVYYQKVLVHTTLIRDGAGLGFSIAGGKGSPPYRDDSDAIYVSRISPQGAAAKDGKMAVGDKVVSINGVDMENASHEAVVALLTGHERFVRLVLQRSITPEQADALARKSTSEDVREHKTSLTNLNSNKPIANHVSHNHTAPRVTTHVAPQIAPQIAPQIAPKAPLKLNIQPQNIPPQPAPRKLSQTNGTAERKPTNSASTPLTPAGRLHGSNDDVFDDIQPARPITNEEFQAMIPAHFLGGPRAPAPPPQGLRITVERPQAEVLLPPAPSALGRVTETITKSTFTETTVTRVTDNHLATPLIIEDVTLVKEGGSLGFSIIGGTDHSCVPFGAKEPGIFISHVVPGGVAARSGKLRMGDRLLKVNGNDLAGASHRDAVQLLLQPGNTLALSVRHDPLPPGFQDLTIVKQEGEKLGMHIKGGLNGQRGNPNDPNDEGVFISKINSGGAARRDGRLKVGMRLLEVNGISLLGATHNEAVNALRSATNAPLHLVVCHGYSRPEKYTTGSESGTAETGGSLSHSTSSLDRDDTLHQQQDNNVHQDIVQFEQEKQVAEMREKSTPEKVMDIVHAVESIAMDPGPPISPEPHHKTTTVVMSKHTLQPQSSSSQAAPLSPLAVFTEQKVKTPPPMDNGTSVDPPLRPPPPPQPPKQKPQVPRKPQIKRVSFTPDSKDVHDLTLSTNERTNPQPVTHELHERSATESDTNDACPEKIPLLTQSQTKVEVKTITNIVRPEDFIIPPPPLFATKVSESKLIHDDVNDVVPLIAVVPERIVLPQPTVAETTVQSSNSTNSPETENPPPINYTAYPHLEPSVKIIDNNIRSTLFSEVPSQQFFRNELPSFESDEHYTELSVSPSGQPGPPELLHAQYKTLPTVSHVPNSPCYLHPTRSYFADLAVSNENQSLRDLRVKNLPSMVHSTTYPPYDPYPSLTTVAGTYNPYTCIVPPPHKSLSPTLVSCVEKDINVNLNQSVHDVGNRPKSAQSERRVHFGEVTSALESDIPKSLESMREGSPSPASLKPAWSSKIKSFAIGETSPPQSGNFVKASVSDKKKFFENAMEESHKSSPKPEKVFTFLSADEVEKLKQEEERKMASLSRSEMSSWSPGEERSGESEHSDDEPYENGHSVSLGGVSPSAKSQRRRAARENAEHEDADVRAARRAAWRAARLRSLEKDAIESQKAIKSMVGPAHEIIGEVPPRDTSPSEKWPLPRIALRTKPGQILAVKEKEKLLDERITLRTEEYVCPATGDTKVRTVEYIEKVIEKEVETTQEKIISLELTTSPSSETAPTDLEGTVIGLGEGETEGDNSLQPDIVQVVNPLLDGGAGRVTAIPVGPAQRLTTYSEHQ; this is encoded by the exons ATACTAACCGGTCGTGGAATACCAACGAAGCAGTTAATCATCAGCAATCAGTATGCGCAAGAGTTGGAGCCGGAACAGAAGGACCAATTGCAGTTTACGAGTCCGGTTATATTGTCATCACCTATTCCTTCACCCACTCCAGCCACTTATCACCGACTTGAGGCTTCACCACCTCCCGCTACGCAACCTTATATACCGCcag TGTACTACCAAAAAGTCCTAGTACACACGACGCTTATTCGTGACGGTGCCGGGCTCGGCTTCAGCATAGCTGGTGGGAAAGGATCTCCTCCGTACAGAGATGACAGTGACGCTATTTATGTCTCTCGGATATCCCCACAGGGGGCAGCCGCTAAGGACGGAAAGATGGCTGTCGGAGATAAAGTTGTGTCG atAAATGGTGTTGACATGGAGAACGCTTCGCACGAAGCGGTTGTGGCGTTGCTAACGGGTCACGAAAGATTCGTCAGACTTGTTCTTCAACGTAGTATCACTCCTGAACAAG cGGATGCCCTAGCCAGGAAATCGACGTCAGAAGACGTGAGAGAGCACAAAACAAGTCTCACCAATTTGAATTCGAATAAACCAATTGCAAATCACGTATCACATAACCACACAGCCCCGCGAGTTACGACACACGTTGCCCCACAGATTGCCCCACAAATCGCTCCACAAATAGCTCCAAAAGCCCCACTAAAACTTAATATACAGCCACAAAATATCCCGCCCCAACCAGCGCCAAGGAAACTTAGTCAAACCAACGGAACG GCGGAAAGGAAGCCAACTAACAGTGCGAGCACGCCTCTAACGCCCGCCGGTAGATTGCACGGATCTAACGACGATGTCTTCGACGACATACAG CCGGCGCGGCCGATCACGAACGAGGAGTTCCAAGCGATGATCCCGGCTCACTTCCTGGGCGGGCCTCGGGCTCCGGCCCCGCCTCCCCAGGGCCTCCGCATCACCGTGGAGCGGCCTCAGGCCGAAGTGCTTCTGCCTCCCGCGCCCTCCGCCCTCGGCCGCGTCACTGAGACCATCACCAAGTCCACCTTCACCGAGACGACGGTCACCCGGGTCACAGATAACCACCTAGCGACGCCCTTGATCATAGAA GACGTGACGTTGGTTAAAGAGGGTGGTTCGCTTGGCTTCAGTATTATTGGAGGGACAGATCACTCGTGCGTTCCGTTTGGCGCTAAGGAACCTGGAATATTTATATCACAT GTGGTACCAGGAGGTGTAGCAGCTCGTTCGGGCAAGCTTCGTATGGGCGATCGCTTGCTTAAAGTCAACGGAAACGATCTCGCCGGTGCATCGCATAGAGATGCAGTTCAACTTTTATTGCAGCCCGGGAACACACTCGCGTTATCTGTGAGACACGACCCATTGCCACCCGGGTTCCAG GACCTAACAATAGTAAAGCAAGAAGGCGAAAAACTGGGTATGCATATAAAGGGTGGTCTAAATGGCCAACGAGGAAATCCCAACGACCCTAACGATGAAGGAGTTTTCATATCTAAGATTAATAGCGGTGGAGCGGCCAGGAGAGATGGTAGATTAAAG gtgGGCATGCGATTGTTGGAAGTGAACGGCATCTCGCTTTTGGGTGCCACTCACAATGAAGCCGTGAACGCTCTACGCTCCGCTACAAACGCTCCTTTACACCTCGTAGTCTGCCACGGCTACTCACGACCTGAGAAATATACC ACCGGTAGCGAGAGCGGGACAGCAGAGACGGGAGGTTCGTTGTCTCACTCTACGTCCAGCCTTGATCGGGACGACACCCTTCATCAACAACAG GACAACAATGTGCACCAAGATATTGTACAGTTTGAGCAAGAAAAGCAAGTAGCTGAGATGAGAGAAAAGTCTACACCAGAAAAG GTAATGGACATAGTGCACGCAGTGGAAAGTATCGCAATGGACCCGGGTCCGCCCATTTCTCCAGAACCTCACCATAAAACAACTACAGTCGTAATGTCCAAACATACGCTGCAGCCTCAG TCGTCTAGTTCGCAAGCGGCGCCGCTTTCGCCGCTCGCGGTGTTCACGGAACAAAAGGTGAAGACGCCTCCTCCGATGGACAACGGTACTTCCGTGGATCCGCCGCTTCGCCCGCCCCCTCCGCCTCAACCGCCCAAACAGAAACCTCAAGTTCCCCGCAAACCGCAAATCAAGCGAGTTAGTTTCACTCCGGATTCAAAAGACGTACACGATCTAACCTTGTCGACAAACGAACGAACGAACCCTCAACCCGTAACGCATGAATTGCATGAACGCTCCGCGACAGAATCGGATACTAACGATGCTTGCCCAGAAAAGATCCCATTACTAACTCAGAGTCAGACCAAGGTCGAAGTCAAAACGATAACCAACATTGTTCGTCCtgaagattttattattccCCCTCCGCCATTATTTGCAACAAAAGTAAGTGAGAGTAAATTAATTCACGATGATGTAAACGACGTAGTTCCGCTAATCGCTGTTGTCCCCGAGCGCATCGTGCTTCCTCAACCAACTGTGGCAGAAACAACCGTGCAGTCCTCTAACTCCACAAATTCGCCAGAAACAGAAAACCCTCCGCCAATCAATTATACAGCTTATCCTCATTTGGAACCATCCGTTAAAATCATTGATAACAATATACGTTCAACCCTATTTTCTGAAGTGCCTTCACAACAATTCTTCCGTAATGAACTACCGTCATTCGAAAGTGACGAACATTATACTGAGCTGTCCGTTAGTCCCAGTGGCCAACCTGGCCCGCCCGAATTACTGCACGCTCAATATAAAACTCTTCCTACTGTTTCGCATGTACCTAATTCACCTTGTTATTTACATCCAACTAGAAGTTATTTCGCTGATCTGGCCGTTTCCAATGAGAATCAATCTTTACGAGACTTGCgtgttaaaaatttaccctccaTGGTGCACTCCACGACATATCCACCCTACGACCCATATCCATCCTTAACTACGGTAGCTGGAACATATAATCCATACACATGTATCGTGCCGCCTCCTCACAAATCTTTATCTCCTACATTAGTCAGTTGTGTAGAGAAGGACATAAACGTTAACTTAAACCAAAGTGTTCATGATGTGGGTAATCGGCCCAAGAGTGCCCAGTCTGAGAGAAGAGTTCATTTTGGCGAAGTGACGAGTGCTCTTGAATCCGATATACCGAAAAGTTTGGAATCTATGCGAGAGGGAAGCCCTTCGCCCGCATCCTTGAAACCCGCATGGAGCAGCAAAATCAAATCCTTCGCCATCGGCGAG ACGTCACCACCTCAATCTGGTAATTTTGTAAAAGCATCTGTCAGCGATaagaaaaagttttttgaGAACGCCATGGAAGAGAGCCATAAATCGTCACCAAAACCgg AGAAAGTGTTTACCTTTCTGTCGGCCGATGAGGtagaaaaattaaagcaaGAAGAGGAGAGGAAAATGGCGTCGTTGTCACGTTCCGAGATGAGTTCTTGGTCCCCAGGGGAGGAGCGTAGCGGAGAAAGTGAACATTCTGATGATGAGCCTTATGAAAATGGACACAG CGTTTCACTGGGCGGTGTGAGTCCATCAGCAAAATCCCAAAGGCGTAGGGCAGCGCGTGAGAACGCGGAACACGAAGACGCGGACGTACGTGCCGCACGACGAGCGGCTTGGAGAGCTGCACGTCTACGCTCTTTGGAAAAG GATGCGATTGAGTCACAAAAAGCAATTAAAAGCATGGTGGGCCCGGCGCATGAGATCATTGGAGAAGTCCCTCCAAGGGACACCTCTCCTTCGGAG AAATGGCCCCTGCCACGTATCGCGTTACGTACAAAACCGGGCCAGATACTGGCCGTCAAGGAGAAGGAAAAGTTATTAGACGAGAGAATAACGCTCCGCACAGAAGAATACGTTTGTCCCGCGACCGGCGATACTAAGGTCCGAACCGTCGAGTACATTGAGAAAGTCATTGAGAAAGAG GTGGAGACAACACAAGAGAAAATTATATCATTGGAATTGACGACGAGTCCCAGTAGTGAGACGGCACCCACAGATCTAGAGGGTACGGTAATAGGTCTCGGGGAAGGGGAAACGGAAGGAGACAACTCTCTCCAACCTGACATAGTGCAGGTTGTAAACCCCTTGCTTGATGGCGGCGCAGGCCGCGTCACCGCTATACCCGTTGGACCGGCACAGAGGCTCACAACCTACTCCGAACATCAATAG
- the LOC125060291 gene encoding protein lap4 isoform X16: MGVIRRKKRESVSDRPESETRIPGEQRCMEVRIARAAGGLGLSIAGGRGSTPYIGDDEGIFISRVTPSGPAYQAGLRVGDKVLSVNGTSVIEVDHYYAVEVLKASGATLTLVVTRESPTSTRTHSRAPSGASHHSISTADTVSTLENGQILTGRGIPTKQLIISNQYAQELEPEQKDQLQFTSPVILSSPIPSPTPATYHRLEASPPPATQPYIPPVYYQKVLVHTTLIRDGAGLGFSIAGGKGSPPYRDDSDAIYVSRISPQGAAAKDGKMAVGDKVVSINGVDMENASHEAVVALLTGHERFVRLVLQRSITPEQADALARKSTSEDVREHKTSLTNLNSNKPIANHVSHNHTAPRVTTHVAPQIAPQIAPQIAPKAPLKLNIQPQNIPPQPAPRKLSQTNGTAERKPTNSASTPLTPAGRLHGSNDDVFDDIQPARPITNEEFQAMIPAHFLGGPRAPAPPPQGLRITVERPQAEVLLPPAPSALGRVTETITKSTFTETTVTRVTDNHLATPLIIEDVTLVKEGGSLGFSIIGGTDHSCVPFGAKEPGIFISHVVPGGVAARSGKLRMGDRLLKVNGNDLAGASHRDAVQLLLQPGNTLALSVRHDPLPPGFQDLTIVKQEGEKLGMHIKGGLNGQRGNPNDPNDEGVFISKINSGGAARRDGRLKVGMRLLEVNGISLLGATHNEAVNALRSATNAPLHLVVCHGYSRPEKYTTGSESGTAETGGSLSHSTSSLDRDDTLHQQQDNNVHQDIVQFEQEKQVAEMREKSTPEKVMDIVHAVESIAMDPGPPISPEPHHKTTTVVMSKHTLQPQSSSSQAAPLSPLAVFTEQKVKTPPPMDNGTSVDPPLRPPPPPQPPKQKPQVPRKPQIKRVSFTPDSKDVHDLTLSTNERTNPQPVTHELHERSATESDTNDACPEKIPLLTQSQTKVEVKTITNIVRPEDFIIPPPPLFATKVSESKLIHDDVNDVVPLIAVVPERIVLPQPTVAETTVQSSNSTNSPETENPPPINYTAYPHLEPSVKIIDNNIRSTLFSEVPSQQFFRNELPSFESDEHYTELSVSPSGQPGPPELLHAQYKTLPTVSHVPNSPCYLHPTRSYFADLAVSNENQSLRDLRVKNLPSMVHSTTYPPYDPYPSLTTVAGTYNPYTCIVPPPHKSLSPTLVSCVEKDINVNLNQSVHDVGNRPKSAQSERRVHFGEVTSALESDIPKSLESMREGSPSPASLKPAWSSKIKSFAIGETSPPQSGNFVKASVSDKKKFFENAMEESHKSSPKPEKVFTFLSADEVEKLKQEEERKMASLSRSEMSSWSPGEERSGESEHSDDEPYENGHSVSLGGVSPSAKSQRRRAARENAEHEDADVRAARRAAWRAARLRSLEKDAIESQKAIKSMVGPAHEIIGEVPPRDTSPSEKWPLPRIALRTKPGQILAVKEKEKLLDERITLRTEEYVCPATGDTKVRTVEYIEKVIEKEVETTQEKIISLELTTSPSSETAPTDLEGTVIGLGEGETEGDNSLQPDIVQVVNPLLDGGAGRVTAIPVGPAQRLTTYSEHQ; the protein is encoded by the exons ATACTAACCGGTCGTGGAATACCAACGAAGCAGTTAATCATCAGCAATCAGTATGCGCAAGAGTTGGAGCCGGAACAGAAGGACCAATTGCAGTTTACGAGTCCGGTTATATTGTCATCACCTATTCCTTCACCCACTCCAGCCACTTATCACCGACTTGAGGCTTCACCACCTCCCGCTACGCAACCTTATATACCGCcag TGTACTACCAAAAAGTCCTAGTACACACGACGCTTATTCGTGACGGTGCCGGGCTCGGCTTCAGCATAGCTGGTGGGAAAGGATCTCCTCCGTACAGAGATGACAGTGACGCTATTTATGTCTCTCGGATATCCCCACAGGGGGCAGCCGCTAAGGACGGAAAGATGGCTGTCGGAGATAAAGTTGTGTCG atAAATGGTGTTGACATGGAGAACGCTTCGCACGAAGCGGTTGTGGCGTTGCTAACGGGTCACGAAAGATTCGTCAGACTTGTTCTTCAACGTAGTATCACTCCTGAACAAG cGGATGCCCTAGCCAGGAAATCGACGTCAGAAGACGTGAGAGAGCACAAAACAAGTCTCACCAATTTGAATTCGAATAAACCAATTGCAAATCACGTATCACATAACCACACAGCCCCGCGAGTTACGACACACGTTGCCCCACAGATTGCCCCACAAATCGCTCCACAAATAGCTCCAAAAGCCCCACTAAAACTTAATATACAGCCACAAAATATCCCGCCCCAACCAGCGCCAAGGAAACTTAGTCAAACCAACGGAACG GCGGAAAGGAAGCCAACTAACAGTGCGAGCACGCCTCTAACGCCCGCCGGTAGATTGCACGGATCTAACGACGATGTCTTCGACGACATACAG CCGGCGCGGCCGATCACGAACGAGGAGTTCCAAGCGATGATCCCGGCTCACTTCCTGGGCGGGCCTCGGGCTCCGGCCCCGCCTCCCCAGGGCCTCCGCATCACCGTGGAGCGGCCTCAGGCCGAAGTGCTTCTGCCTCCCGCGCCCTCCGCCCTCGGCCGCGTCACTGAGACCATCACCAAGTCCACCTTCACCGAGACGACGGTCACCCGGGTCACAGATAACCACCTAGCGACGCCCTTGATCATAGAA GACGTGACGTTGGTTAAAGAGGGTGGTTCGCTTGGCTTCAGTATTATTGGAGGGACAGATCACTCGTGCGTTCCGTTTGGCGCTAAGGAACCTGGAATATTTATATCACAT GTGGTACCAGGAGGTGTAGCAGCTCGTTCGGGCAAGCTTCGTATGGGCGATCGCTTGCTTAAAGTCAACGGAAACGATCTCGCCGGTGCATCGCATAGAGATGCAGTTCAACTTTTATTGCAGCCCGGGAACACACTCGCGTTATCTGTGAGACACGACCCATTGCCACCCGGGTTCCAG GACCTAACAATAGTAAAGCAAGAAGGCGAAAAACTGGGTATGCATATAAAGGGTGGTCTAAATGGCCAACGAGGAAATCCCAACGACCCTAACGATGAAGGAGTTTTCATATCTAAGATTAATAGCGGTGGAGCGGCCAGGAGAGATGGTAGATTAAAG gtgGGCATGCGATTGTTGGAAGTGAACGGCATCTCGCTTTTGGGTGCCACTCACAATGAAGCCGTGAACGCTCTACGCTCCGCTACAAACGCTCCTTTACACCTCGTAGTCTGCCACGGCTACTCACGACCTGAGAAATATACC ACCGGTAGCGAGAGCGGGACAGCAGAGACGGGAGGTTCGTTGTCTCACTCTACGTCCAGCCTTGATCGGGACGACACCCTTCATCAACAACAG GACAACAATGTGCACCAAGATATTGTACAGTTTGAGCAAGAAAAGCAAGTAGCTGAGATGAGAGAAAAGTCTACACCAGAAAAG GTAATGGACATAGTGCACGCAGTGGAAAGTATCGCAATGGACCCGGGTCCGCCCATTTCTCCAGAACCTCACCATAAAACAACTACAGTCGTAATGTCCAAACATACGCTGCAGCCTCAG TCGTCTAGTTCGCAAGCGGCGCCGCTTTCGCCGCTCGCGGTGTTCACGGAACAAAAGGTGAAGACGCCTCCTCCGATGGACAACGGTACTTCCGTGGATCCGCCGCTTCGCCCGCCCCCTCCGCCTCAACCGCCCAAACAGAAACCTCAAGTTCCCCGCAAACCGCAAATCAAGCGAGTTAGTTTCACTCCGGATTCAAAAGACGTACACGATCTAACCTTGTCGACAAACGAACGAACGAACCCTCAACCCGTAACGCATGAATTGCATGAACGCTCCGCGACAGAATCGGATACTAACGATGCTTGCCCAGAAAAGATCCCATTACTAACTCAGAGTCAGACCAAGGTCGAAGTCAAAACGATAACCAACATTGTTCGTCCtgaagattttattattccCCCTCCGCCATTATTTGCAACAAAAGTAAGTGAGAGTAAATTAATTCACGATGATGTAAACGACGTAGTTCCGCTAATCGCTGTTGTCCCCGAGCGCATCGTGCTTCCTCAACCAACTGTGGCAGAAACAACCGTGCAGTCCTCTAACTCCACAAATTCGCCAGAAACAGAAAACCCTCCGCCAATCAATTATACAGCTTATCCTCATTTGGAACCATCCGTTAAAATCATTGATAACAATATACGTTCAACCCTATTTTCTGAAGTGCCTTCACAACAATTCTTCCGTAATGAACTACCGTCATTCGAAAGTGACGAACATTATACTGAGCTGTCCGTTAGTCCCAGTGGCCAACCTGGCCCGCCCGAATTACTGCACGCTCAATATAAAACTCTTCCTACTGTTTCGCATGTACCTAATTCACCTTGTTATTTACATCCAACTAGAAGTTATTTCGCTGATCTGGCCGTTTCCAATGAGAATCAATCTTTACGAGACTTGCgtgttaaaaatttaccctccaTGGTGCACTCCACGACATATCCACCCTACGACCCATATCCATCCTTAACTACGGTAGCTGGAACATATAATCCATACACATGTATCGTGCCGCCTCCTCACAAATCTTTATCTCCTACATTAGTCAGTTGTGTAGAGAAGGACATAAACGTTAACTTAAACCAAAGTGTTCATGATGTGGGTAATCGGCCCAAGAGTGCCCAGTCTGAGAGAAGAGTTCATTTTGGCGAAGTGACGAGTGCTCTTGAATCCGATATACCGAAAAGTTTGGAATCTATGCGAGAGGGAAGCCCTTCGCCCGCATCCTTGAAACCCGCATGGAGCAGCAAAATCAAATCCTTCGCCATCGGCGAG ACGTCACCACCTCAATCTGGTAATTTTGTAAAAGCATCTGTCAGCGATaagaaaaagttttttgaGAACGCCATGGAAGAGAGCCATAAATCGTCACCAAAACCgg AGAAAGTGTTTACCTTTCTGTCGGCCGATGAGGtagaaaaattaaagcaaGAAGAGGAGAGGAAAATGGCGTCGTTGTCACGTTCCGAGATGAGTTCTTGGTCCCCAGGGGAGGAGCGTAGCGGAGAAAGTGAACATTCTGATGATGAGCCTTATGAAAATGGACACAG CGTTTCACTGGGCGGTGTGAGTCCATCAGCAAAATCCCAAAGGCGTAGGGCAGCGCGTGAGAACGCGGAACACGAAGACGCGGACGTACGTGCCGCACGACGAGCGGCTTGGAGAGCTGCACGTCTACGCTCTTTGGAAAAG GATGCGATTGAGTCACAAAAAGCAATTAAAAGCATGGTGGGCCCGGCGCATGAGATCATTGGAGAAGTCCCTCCAAGGGACACCTCTCCTTCGGAG AAATGGCCCCTGCCACGTATCGCGTTACGTACAAAACCGGGCCAGATACTGGCCGTCAAGGAGAAGGAAAAGTTATTAGACGAGAGAATAACGCTCCGCACAGAAGAATACGTTTGTCCCGCGACCGGCGATACTAAGGTCCGAACCGTCGAGTACATTGAGAAAGTCATTGAGAAAGAG GTGGAGACAACACAAGAGAAAATTATATCATTGGAATTGACGACGAGTCCCAGTAGTGAGACGGCACCCACAGATCTAGAGGGTACGGTAATAGGTCTCGGGGAAGGGGAAACGGAAGGAGACAACTCTCTCCAACCTGACATAGTGCAGGTTGTAAACCCCTTGCTTGATGGCGGCGCAGGCCGCGTCACCGCTATACCCGTTGGACCGGCACAGAGGCTCACAACCTACTCCGAACATCAATAG
- the LOC125060368 gene encoding putative inner dynein arm light chain, axonemal, with product MGERAPVSAEDTLVRYDNPVLVTKQPEKPSEPSISTAAQPCVPTEAKRETEEILNAILPPKEWEEDGQIWTQKISSTPATRLDVINLQEILDTRLQQRQARETGICPVRRQLYTQCFDELIRQVTINCGERGLLLLRVRDEARITMEAYQTLYCSSIAFGMRKALQSEQGKSDLMDQVAKLETERSALEKLCTELKQKTEQLERRAAELRAAEEKRHQEELLALKKTNAQLKAQLEGIIAPKK from the exons atggGTGAAAGGGCACCAGTTTCTGCTGAGGATACATTAGTGCGTTATGATAATCCAGTGCTGGTCACAAAACAGCCAGAGAAGCct TCAGAACCTAGTATCAGTACAGCTGCACAGCCATGTGTTCCGACCGAAGCTAAACGAGAGACTGAAGAAATTCTTAATGCTATCCTTCCACCCAAAGAATGGGAAGAAGATGGTCAGATATGGACTCAAAAG ATATCATCGACTCCAGCCACAAGGCTCGACGTGATCAACTTACAAGAAATTCTAGATACGCGCCTTCAGCAAAGACAAGCGCGAGAAACTGGTATTTGTCCGGTGCGCAGGCAGCTGTACACACAATGCTTTGACGAGCTTATCCGACAG gTAACTATAAATTGTGGTGAAAGGGGGCTTCTTTTATTACGTGTTCGTGATGAAGCAAGAATAACAATGGAAGCTTATCAAACACTATACTGTAGTTCTATTGCTTTTGGAATGAGAAAAGCTTTACAG TCAGAACAAGGTAAATCTGATCTCATGGATCAAGTAGCAAAGCTGGAAACAGAACGTTCAGCCCTCGAAAAGCTATGCACAGAGTTGAAACAGAAGACAGAACAATTGGAAAGGAGAGCTGCAGAACTACGAGCGGCAGAAGAGAAGCGTCACCAAGAAGAATTGCTCGCGCTGAAGAAAACTAATGCGCAGTTGAAG GCGCAATTGGAAGGCATCATAGCACCAAAGAAGTAA
- the LOC125060436 gene encoding mediator of RNA polymerase II transcription subunit 4, whose product MASHLSTRDRLLSQIDDIELIAKEIIEVAIAPKSQKLSAADHAQLTELLLSKDAELKKTLDLADEQAKIQEKMNELKAEVYNKDQDISLLQRQLKDAEQILATSLYQARQKLASIVKSRKRPVPSEELIKFAHRISASNAVSAPLTWQPGDPRRPYPTDLEMRLGMLGRLCDLPLNGHAPSTLNDLHRITTGGVPASATNQFTWHPSGELHMSVGGGNSVAIDGRGKDAPAQEDVEVMSTDSSSSSSSDSQ is encoded by the exons ATGGCTTCACATTTAAGTACCCGAGATCGTTTGCTGTCGCAGATTGATGATATTGAGCTGATTGCCAA GGAAATAATTGAGGTAGCTATAGCCCCTAAGTCGCAGAAGTTATCAGCAGCGGATCATGCACAGTTAACAGAATTACTGCTGTCTAAAGATGCAGaattaaagaaaactttaGATTTGGCAGATGAACAAgcaaaaatacaagaaaaaatgAATGAGCTTAAAGCTGAGGTGTACAACAAG gatcAAGATATTTCACTTCTTCAACGGCAACTAAAAGATGCTGAGCAAATATTGGCGACATCATTATATCAGGCTAGACAAAAGTTAGCCTCAATAGTTAAGTCTAGAAAAAGACCCGTACCTTCTGaagaattaattaagtttGCGCATAG GATAAGTGCATCAAATGCGGTTAGTGCTCCGTTAACATGGCAGCCTGGTGATCCAAGAAGACCGTACCCCACAGATCTTGAAATGAGACTTGGAATGTTGGGCCGACTCTGTGATTTACCTCTAAATGGACATGCACCGTCCACACTTAATGACCTACACAGAATCACTACTGGAGGAG TACCCGCTTCAGCGACAAATCAATTCACCTGGCACCCATCGGGGGAACTCCATATGTCAGTGGGTGGTGGGAACTCTGTGGCCATCGATGGTCGCGGTAAGGATGCGCCGGCGCAGGAAGATGTCGAAGTTATGTCAACAGACTCTAGCTCTAGTTCTAGCAGTGATTCTCAATAG